From a region of the Paenibacillus segetis genome:
- a CDS encoding glycoside hydrolase: MKRIVSIVLVTATVVSILAGCTDNKNVKEREENSQQESQDFKFNVEPETFKLEVESGGITETVSEPLPKMIVSDFKDKGDQITWTYPEKDIEVEIEKKKQYLDLTIKSRKDDESAFAWPLVKGEGYMLPLHQGKYIPSGDEVWKEYLQDATLKGIESFSMQFFAVDKSKYSLVYIIQNPYNNELIFDTEQGIEFALNHEYPSINKNKEYGFRIYITEKDPVNVAKTYKNYLIEKGEFKTLAEKAKVNRDIEKLYGAPHVYFWDRSVISEENVKWDQLRGDFPKQLKLWIQDLLNTKVEDGAELVSAFDEMTSLDYIDKYNKNRILKSLSSVLKLKEFYNADIFKDTDKESQELLNKGIDNLNPVELIELNKMLLKSVLGNLVDPIDKWADANTVDVIKDMKDSGLDQMWIGLDDWQEGFIKPELVQAANDQGYLIGTYDSYHSIHKPGEEQWETAKFTDTSLFEDATVTNKQGNKIEGFQGVGRKLNPTLAMPSVKERVNSILDTGLAFNSWFLDTDGTGEVFDDYSPTHMTTEKEDIKARMERMEYLQAEQGLVVGTEGGNDFANKSIAFAHGIEMPSFSWMDEDMNKNKDSDYYVGRYYSSTSGVPELFAKQIPIKDNYKKIFLDETYTIPLYKLVYNDAVVTTYWWGWGTLKIEDEIANRMLYEVLYNVPPLYHIDKNEWKKHKETIINHAMVWSDFSKKAITKEMTDYKVLSDDRLVQMTKYGEDLSVVANFSEKEYMYEDSKIPAKSLLIMDGDRELIYKPEVK, encoded by the coding sequence ATGAAAAGAATAGTATCCATCGTCCTAGTTACTGCAACAGTAGTGAGCATACTTGCAGGATGCACGGATAACAAAAATGTCAAAGAGAGAGAGGAGAATTCACAACAAGAGAGTCAAGATTTTAAATTTAATGTAGAACCGGAGACCTTTAAGCTTGAGGTGGAATCCGGTGGAATTACGGAGACCGTGTCTGAGCCATTACCAAAAATGATCGTGTCAGACTTTAAGGACAAGGGTGATCAAATTACCTGGACGTATCCTGAAAAGGATATCGAAGTTGAGATCGAAAAAAAGAAGCAATATTTAGACTTAACAATAAAATCGAGAAAAGATGATGAAAGTGCCTTCGCATGGCCACTGGTAAAAGGGGAGGGATATATGCTTCCGCTGCATCAAGGTAAGTATATTCCGAGTGGTGATGAAGTTTGGAAGGAGTATTTACAAGATGCAACATTGAAAGGAATTGAGTCTTTCTCCATGCAGTTTTTTGCCGTGGATAAGAGTAAATATTCATTAGTGTATATCATTCAAAATCCATATAATAATGAGCTTATTTTTGATACAGAACAAGGAATTGAGTTTGCTTTAAATCATGAGTATCCATCGATAAATAAAAATAAGGAATATGGTTTTAGGATATATATTACGGAGAAAGATCCAGTGAACGTTGCGAAAACTTATAAGAACTATTTGATTGAAAAGGGAGAGTTTAAAACTCTCGCGGAGAAAGCTAAAGTAAATCGTGATATTGAAAAGCTATATGGAGCTCCCCATGTTTATTTTTGGGATAGAAGTGTGATTTCTGAGGAAAATGTGAAATGGGATCAACTAAGGGGTGATTTTCCTAAACAATTGAAACTATGGATTCAAGATCTACTAAACACAAAAGTTGAAGATGGGGCAGAACTTGTGTCAGCGTTTGATGAGATGACCTCCTTAGATTATATAGACAAGTATAACAAAAACAGAATTTTAAAAAGCTTGAGCTCCGTATTGAAGTTGAAAGAGTTTTATAATGCGGACATATTTAAGGATACAGACAAAGAAAGTCAGGAACTATTAAACAAAGGTATAGACAATCTAAATCCGGTAGAATTGATTGAATTAAACAAAATGCTTTTAAAAAGCGTCCTTGGAAATCTAGTAGACCCCATTGATAAATGGGCTGATGCAAATACAGTTGATGTGATAAAGGATATGAAGGATTCGGGTTTAGATCAAATGTGGATCGGTTTAGATGACTGGCAAGAAGGATTTATCAAACCAGAATTGGTACAAGCAGCGAATGATCAAGGATATCTAATTGGTACCTATGATTCCTATCATTCGATCCATAAACCAGGCGAAGAGCAGTGGGAAACCGCTAAGTTTACGGATACTTCACTATTTGAGGATGCTACCGTAACCAATAAACAGGGAAATAAAATTGAAGGATTCCAGGGTGTAGGTAGAAAATTGAATCCGACCTTGGCGATGCCTAGTGTAAAAGAGCGAGTTAACTCTATTTTAGATACGGGATTAGCATTTAACTCCTGGTTTTTAGATACAGATGGAACTGGTGAGGTATTTGATGATTACTCTCCAACGCATATGACTACGGAAAAAGAAGATATCAAGGCTAGAATGGAGAGAATGGAATATCTTCAAGCGGAGCAGGGATTGGTAGTTGGAACGGAGGGCGGGAATGATTTCGCTAACAAGAGTATCGCTTTTGCTCACGGAATAGAAATGCCGTCATTTTCCTGGATGGATGAGGATATGAACAAGAACAAAGATAGTGATTATTATGTAGGTAGATATTACTCTAGTACGAGCGGAGTTCCCGAATTATTTGCTAAACAAATACCAATAAAAGATAACTACAAAAAGATATTTTTGGATGAAACGTATACGATCCCTTTGTATAAACTAGTCTACAACGATGCAGTGGTTACAACCTATTGGTGGGGATGGGGGACTCTGAAAATTGAAGATGAAATAGCCAATAGAATGTTATATGAAGTACTTTATAATGTCCCACCTTTATATCATATAGATAAAAATGAGTGGAAAAAGCACAAAGAAACGATTATAAATCACGCTATGGTTTGGTCTGATTTCAGCAAAAAGGCAATAACTAAAGAAATGACTGACTATAAGGTTCTATCAGACGATAGGCTGGTTCAAATGACGAAATATGGTGAAGATTTAAGTGTTGTAGCTAATTTTTCGGAAAAGGAATATATGTATGAGGACTCAAAAATACCAGCCAAATCATTATTAATCATGGATGGAGACCGTGAATTAATATATAAGCCAGAAGTGAAATAA
- a CDS encoding spermidine synthase, whose product MEQYLFKEDSNNQELQVYDTTKLYGESGNFRVMQFANAAIQGAMDLNDPKRILFEYPRAIIHLMECNTPSFGDVFMIGHGIGSIAGHYVDKRFKIAELNDKVVELSKQHFGYNHDNVIIGDGRQILEHEESDAYDYIIIDAFNEKGTPLHLISKDFFQVTKEKLHPYGSIIMNLMGKGNNDRLMNAIHTTLNEEYDFVQSFQLPSESATDVKNIIIIGSSSPIVYQAQHMAGFIRIELGQGHIIRDSKHR is encoded by the coding sequence TTGGAGCAATACCTTTTTAAAGAAGATAGTAATAATCAGGAATTACAAGTTTACGATACGACGAAATTATATGGGGAATCGGGGAATTTCCGAGTCATGCAGTTTGCAAATGCTGCTATCCAAGGTGCGATGGATTTGAATGACCCGAAGCGTATTCTGTTTGAATATCCCCGGGCCATCATCCACCTAATGGAGTGTAATACCCCATCATTCGGAGACGTTTTTATGATTGGTCATGGCATTGGAAGTATTGCCGGTCATTATGTTGATAAAAGATTTAAGATCGCCGAACTCAACGATAAAGTTGTGGAGTTAAGTAAGCAGCATTTTGGATACAACCACGATAATGTGATCATTGGAGACGGACGTCAAATTCTAGAGCATGAAGAATCAGACGCTTACGACTATATTATTATCGATGCTTTTAACGAAAAAGGTACCCCACTACATTTAATATCTAAAGATTTCTTCCAGGTTACAAAAGAAAAACTGCATCCCTATGGTTCAATCATCATGAACCTGATGGGGAAAGGAAACAACGACAGACTAATGAACGCCATTCATACGACGCTTAACGAAGAATATGACTTTGTTCAGTCGTTTCAATTACCATCTGAAAGCGCAACGGACGTAAAGAATATCATTATAATTGGCAGCAGCTCCCCTATCGTATATCAAGCACAACATATGGCCGGATTCATTCGAATCGAATTGGGTCAAGGGCATATCATTAGAGATAGTAAACATAGATAG
- a CDS encoding HAMP domain-containing sensor histidine kinase, whose product MNIRKIKSLWWYFVSLVFLGMLITSLIMAPIALLYIHYGNIPEHGRYPFAPFLVLSLLSIVIGTIITIMVGKKILSPITIFSNAAKEIAKGNFDIDLNESHRVNEISEMAHHFNLMAQELRSIETLRNDFVVNVSHEFKTPIASIEGYATLLQDRSISEQEHEEYTKMIIDSARQLSTLSGNILKISKLENQEVISEKKEYRLDEQLRQAILLLETLWEPKQMTLNIELEKILYYGNEELMMQVWLNLLGNAIKFTHEGGEISITLSLQDNNITATISDNGIGMEKNVKKYIFEKFYQGDHARSAEGNGLGLPLVSRIINLCGGTIKVESELGEGSTFTVKLPMD is encoded by the coding sequence ATGAACATTCGAAAGATCAAAAGTCTATGGTGGTATTTTGTATCGTTAGTTTTTCTTGGCATGTTGATAACATCTTTAATTATGGCTCCGATAGCATTGTTGTATATTCACTACGGTAATATCCCAGAACATGGAAGATATCCCTTTGCACCCTTTTTAGTTTTATCGTTACTCAGTATTGTCATCGGTACCATCATCACGATCATGGTTGGCAAGAAAATACTATCCCCGATTACTATTTTCAGCAATGCTGCAAAAGAAATCGCCAAAGGAAACTTCGACATCGACTTAAATGAATCGCATCGCGTGAATGAAATCAGTGAAATGGCACATCATTTCAATTTAATGGCTCAAGAACTACGAAGTATCGAAACACTTCGCAATGATTTTGTAGTCAATGTATCTCATGAGTTTAAAACACCTATTGCCTCTATTGAAGGTTACGCTACGCTGCTGCAAGACAGGAGCATCTCAGAACAAGAGCATGAAGAATATACTAAGATGATTATCGATAGTGCGCGGCAATTATCAACTCTGTCTGGGAATATCCTGAAAATATCCAAACTAGAAAATCAAGAAGTAATATCCGAAAAAAAGGAATATCGCTTAGATGAGCAACTAAGACAAGCCATATTACTACTAGAAACCTTGTGGGAACCTAAACAAATGACCCTTAATATTGAGCTTGAGAAGATTCTGTATTATGGCAATGAAGAGCTGATGATGCAGGTGTGGTTAAATCTACTTGGAAATGCGATTAAATTTACACATGAGGGTGGAGAAATATCTATCACTCTTTCGTTACAAGATAATAACATCACAGCAACTATCTCCGATAATGGTATCGGGATGGAGAAGAATGTGAAGAAGTACATCTTTGAAAAGTTCTATCAAGGAGATCATGCCCGGTCTGCTGAAGGTAATGGCCTTGGTCTTCCTTTAGTCAGTCGTATTATCAATTTATGCGGAGGTACCATTAAGGTGGAAAGTGAATTAGGAGAAGGATCAACCTTTACGGTCAAGTTGCCTATGGATTAG
- a CDS encoding NupC/NupG family nucleoside CNT transporter produces the protein MRYLITILGILIVFGLTFIASNDKRKIRYRPLILMVILQIILAALLLNTAVGSFVISGISAVFEKLLLYAAEGVNFVFGGILNEGEFTFFLGVLLPIVFISALIGILQYIKVLPFIIKYIGLVLSKVNGMGKLESYNAVASAILGQSEVFISVKKQIHKIPKHRLYTLCASAMSTVSMSIVGSYMQILNPEYVVTALVLNLFGGFIIASIINPYVVDKDEDILEVQEGEKQSFFEMLGEYIMDGFKVAIVVAAMLIGFVAIIAMINGIFSLILGVSFQQLLGYVFAPIAFIMGIPWKEAVTAGSIMATKMVSNEFVAMLELENHTELSARTVGIVSVFLVSFANFSSIGIISGAVKGLDEQQGNVVARFGLKLLYGATLVSLLSAIVAGIFI, from the coding sequence ATGAGATATCTAATTACAATCCTTGGAATACTGATCGTCTTTGGACTCACCTTTATTGCCAGTAACGATAAAAGAAAGATCCGCTATCGCCCATTGATCCTCATGGTTATTTTGCAGATCATTTTGGCAGCTTTGTTATTAAATACAGCTGTTGGTTCATTTGTAATTAGTGGAATTTCAGCTGTGTTCGAAAAATTGTTGCTGTATGCTGCAGAGGGCGTTAATTTCGTGTTTGGTGGGATACTCAATGAAGGTGAATTCACATTTTTCTTAGGGGTTTTGCTCCCTATCGTGTTTATTTCAGCGCTCATTGGGATTTTGCAGTATATTAAAGTCTTACCCTTCATTATTAAGTATATTGGCCTTGTGCTTAGTAAGGTTAATGGTATGGGTAAGTTGGAGTCGTATAATGCGGTTGCTTCTGCTATTCTAGGGCAATCCGAGGTGTTTATATCTGTCAAAAAGCAGATCCATAAAATACCAAAACACCGGCTCTATACATTATGTGCCTCAGCGATGTCTACAGTATCCATGTCTATTGTTGGATCCTATATGCAGATATTAAATCCTGAGTATGTAGTCACTGCGCTCGTCCTCAACCTATTTGGTGGATTTATTATTGCATCCATCATCAACCCGTATGTTGTTGACAAAGATGAGGATATTCTCGAGGTACAGGAAGGAGAAAAACAATCGTTTTTTGAAATGCTTGGGGAGTACATCATGGATGGGTTCAAAGTAGCCATTGTAGTGGCAGCCATGTTGATTGGTTTTGTAGCGATCATTGCGATGATCAACGGTATCTTTAGTTTGATTCTCGGGGTATCGTTTCAACAATTACTTGGTTACGTCTTTGCTCCCATTGCTTTTATTATGGGTATTCCATGGAAAGAAGCGGTTACTGCTGGCAGTATTATGGCGACGAAGATGGTATCTAATGAGTTTGTTGCTATGCTCGAGCTGGAAAATCACACCGAGCTATCCGCACGAACAGTAGGAATTGTATCTGTATTCCTCGTTTCGTTTGCGAATTTTTCGTCCATTGGAATTATCTCTGGTGCGGTCAAAGGGTTGGATGAGCAGCAAGGGAATGTTGTCGCTCGCTTTGGTCTGAAATTACTATATGGGGCTACGCTAGTAAGTCTTTTGTCAGCAATTGTGGCTGGAATATTTATTTAA
- the deoC gene encoding deoxyribose-phosphate aldolase — protein sequence MTNLARMIDHTLLRADATKTEMTKLIEEAKQYEFASVCVNPTWVSYAAEHLANTNVKVCTVIGFPLGANTSATKAFEASDAIKNGATEVDMVINIGALKDGDHHLVEQDIKAVVDAAAGKALVKVIIETSLLTDEEKKIASQLSVKAGADFVKTSTGFSTGGATAEDVALMRQTVGANVGVKASGGVRNLEDMEKMIAAGASRIGASSGVKIMEGGQSTSSY from the coding sequence ATGACTAACTTAGCAAGGATGATCGATCACACGCTTTTACGAGCAGACGCAACGAAAACCGAGATGACAAAATTAATTGAAGAAGCGAAACAATATGAATTTGCTTCCGTTTGCGTAAATCCAACTTGGGTATCCTATGCAGCCGAGCATTTGGCTAACACCAATGTGAAGGTATGTACGGTCATCGGATTCCCACTTGGGGCTAACACCAGTGCAACCAAAGCATTTGAAGCAAGTGATGCCATTAAGAACGGAGCAACTGAAGTGGATATGGTCATTAACATAGGTGCCTTAAAGGATGGCGATCATCATCTTGTTGAACAAGACATTAAGGCAGTCGTAGATGCTGCAGCTGGAAAGGCGCTTGTAAAGGTGATTATTGAAACAAGTCTCTTAACCGATGAAGAGAAAAAAATCGCTAGTCAATTATCAGTCAAAGCAGGCGCCGATTTTGTGAAGACCTCTACTGGTTTTTCAACAGGTGGAGCCACCGCAGAAGACGTAGCCCTCATGCGACAAACCGTCGGTGCAAATGTTGGCGTTAAAGCTTCTGGTGGAGTACGAAATCTTGAAGATATGGAAAAAATGATTGCAGCAGGCGCATCAAGAATTGGTGCTAGTTCAGGCGTGAAAATTATGGAGGGTGGACAATCCACATCGTCGTATTGA
- a CDS encoding pyrimidine-nucleoside phosphorylase, with protein MRMVDLIAKKRDGKELKTEEINFIIDGYTKDEIPDYQMSALAMAIFFQDMNERERADLTMAMVNSGDTIDLSAIEGVKVDKHSTGGVGDTTTLVLAPLVAALDIPVAKMSGRGLGHTGGTIDKLEAIAGFHVEISNDEFVNLVNKDKIAVIGQSGNLTPADKKLYALRDVTATVDAIPLIASSIMSKKIAAGSDAIVLDVKTGAGAFMKSVTDAKELAHAMVSIGNNVGRKTMAVISDMSQPLGFAIGNALEVKEAIDTLQGKGPKDLEELCLALGRQMVFLANKASSLEEAENMLQEVIRNGKALNKFKDFIANQGGDSSVVDHPEKLPQAKYQIEVPAKQDGVVAEIVADEIGTAAMLLGAGRATKDSVIDLAVGLMLNKKVGDPVKTGESLVTIHANRENVEDVMAKIYENIRISDHADPLVLIYDIVTE; from the coding sequence ATGAGAATGGTTGATCTTATTGCAAAAAAGCGGGATGGCAAGGAACTAAAGACGGAGGAAATCAACTTCATTATTGATGGGTATACGAAGGATGAGATTCCTGATTATCAAATGAGTGCCTTGGCGATGGCAATCTTCTTCCAAGATATGAACGAACGGGAACGTGCCGATCTGACCATGGCCATGGTCAATTCCGGAGATACCATTGACTTATCAGCTATTGAAGGAGTGAAAGTGGATAAGCATTCTACTGGCGGAGTTGGCGATACAACAACACTTGTCTTAGCTCCGCTAGTAGCAGCATTAGATATCCCAGTCGCTAAAATGTCTGGTCGTGGATTGGGTCATACCGGGGGTACCATTGATAAATTGGAGGCTATTGCAGGGTTCCATGTCGAGATTAGTAATGATGAATTCGTAAATTTGGTGAATAAGGATAAAATTGCGGTCATCGGTCAATCAGGGAATCTTACACCTGCGGATAAAAAGTTGTATGCACTACGGGACGTAACCGCGACGGTTGACGCCATCCCCCTTATCGCTAGCTCAATTATGAGCAAGAAAATTGCTGCTGGGTCCGATGCAATTGTATTGGATGTGAAAACAGGAGCTGGCGCATTTATGAAAAGCGTAACTGATGCCAAGGAACTGGCACATGCGATGGTAAGTATAGGGAATAATGTGGGCCGAAAGACCATGGCAGTTATATCCGATATGAGCCAGCCGCTTGGATTTGCCATTGGTAACGCACTCGAAGTGAAAGAAGCGATTGATACATTGCAAGGAAAAGGACCCAAAGACTTGGAAGAACTTTGCCTTGCCTTAGGTCGCCAAATGGTCTTCTTAGCGAACAAAGCAAGCTCACTTGAAGAGGCTGAGAACATGCTGCAAGAAGTTATACGTAACGGAAAAGCCTTGAATAAATTCAAAGATTTCATTGCCAATCAAGGTGGTGATTCTTCGGTTGTAGATCATCCAGAGAAATTACCTCAAGCGAAATATCAAATTGAGGTTCCTGCCAAACAAGACGGTGTTGTAGCTGAAATTGTAGCTGATGAGATTGGTACCGCTGCTATGTTGTTAGGTGCTGGACGGGCGACGAAAGACTCGGTTATTGATCTAGCCGTTGGTCTAATGTTGAACAAAAAAGTCGGAGATCCAGTTAAAACCGGAGAGTCCTTGGTCACCATTCATGCGAATCGAGAAAATGTGGAGGATGTCATGGCAAAAATCTATGAGAATATTC
- a CDS encoding ABC transporter ATP-binding protein/permease has translation MLQLKNITKSYKTGEFTQVALDKVSLNFRESEFVAILGQSGSGKTTLLNVIGGLDQYDSGELIINGQSTKNFQDGEWDAYRNNSVGFIFQSYNLISHLSIVDNVEMGMTLSGVSAAEKNKKAMEVLEKVGLKDHVHKKPNQLSGGQMQRVAIARALANNPDIILADEPTGALDSETSEQIMDLIKTIAEDKLVIMVTHNPELAEQYTDRVIKFSDGKAVSDSNPLANQKLTSNYKLKKTSMSFFTALKLSGKNIATKKWRTGLTAFASSIGIIGIALILSLSNGFDKQISSYETGALSTFPITISQTAMNVDMTQHSSFGGTDLTPYPEEKVLFPYDPTENSILHFNVLSTDYLDYLAKIDPALIDGISYTRTVNMNMLKSDGEKATTLNKSNISFSSYPSKQGDATGSYLEQYYDLLEGSFPTKMTDLVLIVDEYNRLNNSSLEALGIKHDADSIDFNDLIGYELKLIKNDDYYVKNGEQFTVNGTASNLIDMYNSDKAITLNIVGVIRGQEESKMSTLPAGIAYSDELATYFIEDAKNSEIVKAQQEADYNVITGQLLSQDTAVENKMATMGSGAMPVGGMGSAMAAGSDVAPTKDEMLASLGATEIPASISLYPVDFGAKEKVTAYLDEWNKDLETENKVVYTDMAAIVTRISGGIMDGITMVLIAFAAISLVVSLIMIAIITYISVMERTKEIGILRALGARKKDITRVFNAETFIIGMCSGVLGIGITYLLTIPVNAILYNLTELSNVAQLNPIHALTLGIISVVLTMLGGFIPAKMAAKKDPVTALRSE, from the coding sequence ATGTTGCAATTGAAAAATATTACAAAGAGCTATAAGACCGGCGAATTCACGCAGGTTGCGCTGGACAAGGTAAGTCTTAATTTCCGGGAAAGTGAATTTGTTGCTATTCTTGGACAGAGTGGTTCTGGTAAGACGACCCTATTAAATGTGATCGGTGGTCTTGATCAGTATGATAGTGGAGAGCTAATTATTAATGGACAATCCACCAAAAACTTTCAAGATGGCGAATGGGATGCTTATCGTAACAATAGTGTAGGCTTTATATTTCAAAGCTATAACTTAATCTCTCATTTAAGTATCGTGGATAACGTTGAGATGGGAATGACACTTAGCGGTGTGTCTGCAGCAGAGAAGAATAAGAAGGCAATGGAAGTACTCGAAAAGGTCGGATTGAAGGACCATGTGCACAAAAAACCAAACCAGTTGTCAGGTGGACAGATGCAGCGTGTCGCTATTGCGCGTGCACTTGCGAACAATCCAGATATTATTCTGGCGGATGAACCAACAGGTGCGCTAGATTCAGAGACTAGCGAACAAATCATGGATTTGATCAAGACGATTGCAGAAGACAAGCTTGTCATTATGGTTACTCACAATCCTGAATTGGCAGAACAATATACGGATCGTGTAATCAAATTCTCCGATGGTAAGGCGGTATCGGATAGCAATCCTTTAGCCAACCAAAAGTTAACATCCAATTATAAACTTAAGAAAACAAGTATGAGCTTTTTTACCGCATTAAAATTATCAGGCAAAAACATTGCAACTAAAAAGTGGAGAACAGGATTAACTGCTTTTGCGTCCAGTATAGGCATTATCGGGATTGCGCTGATCCTATCCTTATCCAATGGATTTGATAAGCAAATCAGTTCTTATGAGACGGGAGCACTCTCTACTTTTCCAATAACGATTAGTCAGACCGCTATGAACGTTGATATGACACAACATTCTTCATTTGGTGGTACGGATCTTACCCCTTATCCGGAAGAGAAGGTACTGTTCCCATATGATCCAACGGAGAATTCAATACTTCACTTTAATGTATTATCTACCGATTATTTGGACTATCTAGCGAAGATCGATCCAGCACTGATCGACGGAATATCGTATACACGTACCGTGAATATGAATATGCTAAAGTCGGACGGAGAAAAGGCGACAACGCTGAATAAGAGCAATATTAGCTTTTCATCTTATCCTAGCAAGCAAGGAGACGCCACAGGGAGCTATTTAGAGCAGTACTATGATCTACTTGAAGGCAGTTTCCCAACTAAAATGACGGATCTCGTACTCATTGTGGACGAATATAATCGTTTGAATAATTCCTCACTTGAGGCTCTGGGTATTAAGCATGACGCTGATAGCATTGATTTTAATGATTTAATTGGTTATGAATTGAAACTGATTAAGAACGATGACTATTATGTGAAAAATGGTGAACAATTTACTGTTAACGGCACAGCATCGAATTTGATCGATATGTATAATAGTGACAAAGCAATAACTTTAAATATTGTTGGTGTTATTCGCGGTCAGGAAGAATCCAAAATGTCTACATTGCCTGCCGGGATTGCATACTCCGATGAACTTGCAACCTACTTTATTGAAGATGCGAAAAATTCAGAGATCGTTAAGGCACAGCAGGAAGCAGATTATAATGTAATAACTGGACAGTTATTGTCTCAGGATACTGCAGTTGAGAACAAAATGGCAACGATGGGTAGTGGCGCAATGCCTGTTGGTGGAATGGGATCCGCTATGGCTGCAGGTTCCGATGTCGCCCCAACCAAAGATGAGATGTTAGCTTCCTTGGGTGCAACGGAGATACCAGCTTCCATTTCGCTATATCCGGTTGATTTTGGTGCAAAAGAAAAGGTTACTGCTTATCTGGATGAGTGGAATAAGGACTTAGAAACAGAGAACAAAGTAGTTTACACAGATATGGCAGCCATTGTCACACGTATTTCAGGCGGGATTATGGATGGTATCACTATGGTACTGATTGCATTTGCGGCAATCTCTCTAGTAGTATCACTGATTATGATTGCAATTATCACTTACATTTCGGTAATGGAAAGAACGAAGGAGATCGGTATTCTTCGCGCCTTAGGTGCAAGGAAGAAGGATATCACTCGGGTATTTAATGCAGAGACCTTTATTATAGGTATGTGTTCTGGGGTGCTTGGTATTGGTATTACGTATCTGTTAACGATCCCAGTGAATGCGATACTGTATAATCTTACAGAGCTCTCCAACGTTGCTCAACTTAATCCGATACATGCCTTAACACTTGGCATTATTAGTGTAGTCCTTACGATGCTTGGTGGCTTCATTCCTGCTAAGATGGCAGCGAAGAAGGATCCAGTTACGGCGCTACGCAGCGAATAA
- a CDS encoding response regulator transcription factor — protein MFNILVVEDDPKLRQLFCTVLVRNGYRALSAEDGNDALSILDKEYVDLIISDIMMPHMDGYELTRTLREANFNLPILMVTAKENFADKQRGFLVGIDDYMVKPIDVNEMILRVGALLRRAKIVNERQLVFGNTLLDYDSLTVTQHNESILLPQKEFYLLYKLLSYPNKTFTKQQLMDEIWGFDSNSDEHTVVVHINRLRERFKACTDFEIVTVRGLGYKAVKPT, from the coding sequence ATGTTTAATATCCTTGTTGTCGAGGATGACCCGAAATTGCGTCAGTTGTTCTGCACGGTGCTCGTAAGAAATGGTTATCGCGCCTTGTCTGCGGAAGATGGAAATGATGCACTGTCTATTTTAGATAAAGAATATGTCGATTTGATCATCTCAGATATTATGATGCCCCATATGGACGGTTACGAACTAACGAGAACACTTAGAGAAGCGAACTTTAATCTACCTATCTTAATGGTAACGGCAAAGGAGAACTTTGCTGATAAACAAAGAGGATTTCTCGTGGGAATAGACGATTACATGGTGAAGCCCATTGACGTCAATGAAATGATCCTGCGTGTAGGAGCGTTGCTGCGCCGGGCAAAGATCGTCAATGAGCGACAACTTGTATTTGGAAATACCCTATTAGATTATGATTCCCTAACTGTAACGCAGCATAATGAGAGCATTCTTCTCCCACAGAAGGAGTTCTATTTATTGTACAAACTGTTATCGTATCCGAATAAGACCTTCACGAAGCAACAGTTGATGGACGAAATATGGGGATTTGATTCCAATTCTGATGAACATACGGTGGTCGTGCATATTAACCGTTTGCGTGAACGTTTTAAGGCATGTACCGATTTTGAGATTGTCACTGTCCGAGGTCTTGGTTACAAGGCGGTGAAACCAACATGA